A stretch of DNA from Synechococcus sp. JA-3-3Ab:
AAGGTAAAAGGGATTCGCGCAGCAGCTTCTTGCCCGCAGAGAGAAGCCCATTCAAAAACCTCGCCACTTCTGTACTTGCAGGCCAAACCTTAAAGTTGCACGCCGGTTTATCCCAGAAGCCTATGTACAATCCCAACGAAGTCTTTCGCAAAGATATCCAGTTGGCCCTCTTCACCTGGGGGATCCTGGAGCTGGCCTGTTTTGTCATCATGCCGTTTACCCGGGCCTACGAGTATGCGCAGGTAGCGGATTGGCTGTGGCCTTCGCTGGTTTTGGGACCGGTGGGGGCGGTGGTGGTGGCCTTTTGCTCAAAGCTCACAGTAGCTGCTAATTACATCCCCGACCCGAAAAAGAAAAGGGCCCAGCGACAAATTGCCCAGGTCATCAGTTTCTTCGGCTTCCTGGGCTTGGCCTTGCCCTTGCTCCTGGCCGGGTGGACATTTGGCCACGAGGTTCTCACCACCGACTGGGAGAATATGTTCACTAAGTAGAAACTAAACTTGCTACTGATTTGCTCCAGACAGCGTTGCCCCTGGGTAGGTGGCTTCCCAAGGCAGTACACAGAGGCGAAACTAGAAGTACCAGAGATGCTCTGGTACTTGCAAGCGTTGGCAAAGCCCTTTGCTTTCGTCTCCGGCTTTTGGGAGCTGAGTTTTGGATGGCTAACTACCCAATGCGAGGCCGTTCTTCTCCTGCTGCCAGCGGTTTTCCCTTCGGCACCTTAATGGCACTGAGCCTCTCGGTTGGGGTCTTGGCTGCTCTGGGTTGGCAGGCGTGGCGGTTCATTGCCCCCCTGCTGGCTCCTCCTGCGGCGCCTCAGTTTCCTCGCGCGGTGCGTGTGGATCCCTTACCCAGCCCGACAAGTTTGCCTTCCTCCCCCTCTGTTCGCGTCAGTGGGACGGAGTCCTTGCCGGCGGCGGGCACCATCGACCCTGAGGCCTTTCCCCCCGGCAGCCGCGGGCGGGTAATCGAGCCCATAGGTCTAGCCATTCGCAGCCAGCCTTCTGCTGACGGAGCCTACCAAGGGGGAATTGTGGCGGGGGAAACGGTGACGGTGCTGGAGTACAGCGCTGATGGCCGCTGGCAGCGGGTGCGGCGGGAGCTAAACGGCCAGGAAGGCTGGGTGCGGGCCGGCAATTTGGGCCCCGTGGAGGGTGGGGCAGCGGTTGCTTCAGCCACAACTGCTGCAACGCCTGCGGTCGAATCCACACCAGAGTCCACTCCTTTGCCGACTCGGCCCCCCGCAGCAACAAGCATTGCCCCAGGTGCGCAGGGGCGGGTGATCGAGCCGATTGGCCTGGCGCTACGGGCCACTCCCGACCGGGAAGGGGCTTACATTGGTGGCCTGCCCATGAATGAGGTGGTGACGGTGTTGGAGTACAGCGCCGATGGCCGCTGGCAGCGCATCCGGCGCCAGAACGGGCAGGAAGGTTGGGTGCGGGCCGGCAACCTGGCGCAAGAGTAGCAAGATGCCCCGGTGGGGGATTGTAGGTTGGCGAGAGCTTGTGGTTGGCTGGGACAGTACCGCCAGCCGCTGTCGGGAGGGGCAGGCGCGCTAGCGGGAGGGAGTTCTTACACTGGTGGCAGCACCTGGTGTCTTGGTTTCAGTGGTCATTGCTGCGACCCCTGGCCAAAGGGATGGTTCTGGTGGCCCTGGGTCTAGGAGCCGGCATGACGGCTTGTCGCCCGCCTGTCGAGCCGGGGCCAGCCAGGGATGGGCAGGCGATCTCTGCCTCGGCTACGGGCACGCTGGAGCTGTGGGCCAACGGCGAAGCGTTCCTGCGGGAGGGGCTGGTCTCCAAAGAGGGCTGGGCGTTGCAGTTTGAGCATGTGTACGTGACGCTGGCGGACATTACGGCCTACCAGACGGATCCCCCTTTTGATCCGCAAGGGGAAGGCGAGCTCCAGGCCAAGGCCTTGGTCAGCCTGACAGGGCCTCTTACGGTGGATTTGGTGCCGGAGCGAGCCCTGCTGGGATCCCTGGAAGCCCCCCCTGGGCACTACAACGCCCTGGCCTGGCGCCTAGTGCCGGCAGCGGAGGGGCCAGCAAAGGGCTACTCCCTCTGGATCGAGGGCAGAGCTCGACCGGCAGAAGGGGAGGGAGAGGCGATCCCCTTTGTGCTCAAGTTCAGCCCCGAGCTGGCTTTTGTCTGCGGCGAGTACGTGGGGGAGACGCGCAAGGGCTTTGTCCGGGCAGGCCAGGTGGCGGATCTGGAGGCGACTTTCCACTTCGACCACCTGTTTGGGAATGGCAGCCTGCCTCCCAAGGACGACCT
This window harbors:
- a CDS encoding SH3 domain-containing protein, producing MANYPMRGRSSPAASGFPFGTLMALSLSVGVLAALGWQAWRFIAPLLAPPAAPQFPRAVRVDPLPSPTSLPSSPSVRVSGTESLPAAGTIDPEAFPPGSRGRVIEPIGLAIRSQPSADGAYQGGIVAGETVTVLEYSADGRWQRVRRELNGQEGWVRAGNLGPVEGGAAVASATTAATPAVESTPESTPLPTRPPAATSIAPGAQGRVIEPIGLALRATPDREGAYIGGLPMNEVVTVLEYSADGRWQRIRRQNGQEGWVRAGNLAQE
- a CDS encoding DUF4382 domain-containing protein — its product is MSWFQWSLLRPLAKGMVLVALGLGAGMTACRPPVEPGPARDGQAISASATGTLELWANGEAFLREGLVSKEGWALQFEHVYVTLADITAYQTDPPFDPQGEGELQAKALVSLTGPLTVDLVPERALLGSLEAPPGHYNALAWRLVPAAEGPAKGYSLWIEGRARPAEGEGEAIPFVLKFSPELAFVCGEYVGETRKGFVRAGQVADLEATFHFDHLFGNGSLPPKDDLNSAALGFASLAKLDPVDPVSLEQGLKAGSQPLEVDWGSLQEGSPRAQAVLQSLQSLGHVGEGHCRASSGGLGGTGSLP